The Silurus meridionalis isolate SWU-2019-XX chromosome 16, ASM1480568v1, whole genome shotgun sequence genome has a segment encoding these proteins:
- the idh3g gene encoding isocitrate dehydrogenase [NAD] subunit gamma, mitochondrial translates to MATSRAVLSLSKTLNLIGLRNTVKVFGAALSNQREKSTYTGKSIPPPARYGGRHTVTLIPGDGIGPELLNHVRELFRFSCVPVDFEVVNVNSSLTNEDDINNAITAIRRNGVALKGNIETNHTLPPSHKSRNNLLRTGLDLYANVMHCQSLPGVQTRHKDIDIIIIRENTEGEYSSLEHESVPGVVECLKIITRNNSLRIAEYAFKLAREKGRRRVTAVHKANIMKLGDGLFLQCCKEVASGYPDIAFDSMIVDNTTMQLVSKPYQFDVMLMPNLYGNVVSNVCAGLVGGPGLVPGANYGNNYAVFETATRNTGKSIAGRNIANPTAMLLASCLMLDHVKLHKYASMIRNAIFTTMNETQLHTADIGGQGTTSEVVQSIMRNIKSCGPLTAEF, encoded by the exons ATGGCGACCTCCAGAGCAGTGCTGTCGCTCTCCaaaaccctaaacctaatagGACTGAGAAACACGGTTAAG GTATTTGGAGCAGCACTCTCCAACCAGAGGGAGAAGTCTACCTACACT GGAAAAAGCATA CCTCCCCCTGCTAGATATGGTGGTAGACACACGGTCACACTGATCCCCGGAGATGGGATTGGCCCCGAGCTGCTTAACCACGTGCGAGAACTCTTCAG GTTCAGCTGTGTTCCTGTGGACTTCGAGGTGGTCAATGTCAACTCCTCCCTAACCAACGAGGACGACATCAACAACGCCATCACAGCTATACGCCGAAACGGGGTCGCCCTTAAGG GTAACATTGAGACAAACCACACGCTGCCCCCTTCACACAAGTCGAGGAACAATCTTCTTCG cactgGTCTGGACCTGTATGCTAATGTAATGCACTGCCAGTCCTTGCCCGGGGTTCAGACCCGTCATAAGGACattgacatcatcatcattagagAGAACACAGAGGGCGAGTACAGCAGCCTGGAGCATGAG AGTGTACCAGGTGTGGTGGAATGCCTAAAGATCATCACCCGGAACAACTCACTGCGTATCGCCGAGTACGCCTTCAAGCTGGCCAGAGAGAAAGGGCGACGAAGGGTCACAGCTGTGCACAAGGCCAACATCAT GAAACTTGGTGATGGACTCTTTCTCCAGTGCTGTAAGGAGGTAGCCTCTGGATACCCTGACATTGCTTTCGATAGCATGATTGTAGACAACACCACAATGCAG CTTGTGTCCAAGCCCTACCAGTTTGATGTCATGTTGATGCCTAATCTCTATGGAAACGTGGTCAGCAACGTGTGCGCCGGGCTAGTGGGCGGACCCGGGCTCGTACCTGGAGCCAACTACGGGAATAATTATGCCGTTTTTGAAACG GCAACTCGGAACACTGGGAAGAGCATCGCTGGCCGGAACATTGCCAACCCGACTGCAATGCTATTGGCCAGCTGTCTCATGCTGGATCACGTCAA GCTTCACAAGTATGCCAGCATGATCCGGAATGCCATTTTCACCACTATGAACGAGAcccag TTGCATACAGCAGACATCGGGGGGCAGGGCACTACCTCGGAGGTGGTGCAGTCCATCATGAGGAACATCAAGAGCTGCGGCCCCCTCACTGCAGAGTTCTAA
- the fam3a gene encoding protein FAM3A isoform X1 produces the protein MMIAAGDSRDTSSVLFTICNLDTMRLAGPLRAVAIVFIIGLTWLLASSILGGGSVMKMFFMGTQEEPTPEPWPHRYKCGLSAPCPPKHLAFRVISGAANVIGPKICLEDKILISSVKNNVGRGLNVALVNGVTGELLETSSFDMWEGDVSDLLKFLRPLHEGTLVFVASFDDPATKMNDEARRLFEELGSTAVKELAFRDSWVFVGAKGIENKSPFEQRMKNSKSSNKYEGWPEALEMDGCIPLRAPLET, from the exons ATGATGATCGCTGCAG GAGACTCAAGAGACACATCATCTGTGCTGTTCACGATCTGCAATCTGGATACCATGAGGCTGGCAG GGCCACTGCGTGCCGTCGCCATCGTGTTCATCATAGGCTTGACCTGGCTTCTAGCAAGTTCCATACTGGGAGGAGGTTCTGTTATGAAAATGTTCTTTATGG GTACACAAGAGGAGCCCACTCCAg AACCGTGGCCTCACAGGTACAAGTGTGGCCTCTCAGCCCCATGTCCTCCGAAACACCTTGCGTTCCGTGTGATTTCTGGAGCGGCAAATGTTATTGGACCCAAAATCTGTCTGGaggacaaaat CCTCATCAGCAGTGTGAAGAATAATGTCGGCAGAGGACTTAACGTCGCCTTGGTAAATG GGGTCACTGGAGAGCTTTTGGAAACGAGTTCATTTGACATGTGGGAAGGAG ACGTATCCGATCTGCTGAAGTTTCTGCGGCCTCTCCATGAAGGAACCCTAGTGTTTGTGGCATCCTTTGACGACCCTGCCACTAA GATGAACGATGAGGCGAGGCGGCTGTTCGAAGAGCTCGGCAGCACGGCGGTAAAAGAGCTGGCATTCAGGGACAGCTGGGTGTTTGTGGGAGCCAAAGGAATAGAAAACAAAAGCCCATTTGAGCAG cGAATGAAGAACAGCAAAAGCAGTAATAAATACGAGGGGTGGCCTGAGGCTTTGGAGATGGACGGCTGCATTCCTTTACGTGCCCCCCTTGAGACCTAA
- the fam3a gene encoding protein FAM3A isoform X2: MRLAGPLRAVAIVFIIGLTWLLASSILGGGSVMKMFFMGTQEEPTPEPWPHRYKCGLSAPCPPKHLAFRVISGAANVIGPKICLEDKILISSVKNNVGRGLNVALVNGVTGELLETSSFDMWEGDVSDLLKFLRPLHEGTLVFVASFDDPATKMNDEARRLFEELGSTAVKELAFRDSWVFVGAKGIENKSPFEQRMKNSKSSNKYEGWPEALEMDGCIPLRAPLET; this comes from the exons ATGAGGCTGGCAG GGCCACTGCGTGCCGTCGCCATCGTGTTCATCATAGGCTTGACCTGGCTTCTAGCAAGTTCCATACTGGGAGGAGGTTCTGTTATGAAAATGTTCTTTATGG GTACACAAGAGGAGCCCACTCCAg AACCGTGGCCTCACAGGTACAAGTGTGGCCTCTCAGCCCCATGTCCTCCGAAACACCTTGCGTTCCGTGTGATTTCTGGAGCGGCAAATGTTATTGGACCCAAAATCTGTCTGGaggacaaaat CCTCATCAGCAGTGTGAAGAATAATGTCGGCAGAGGACTTAACGTCGCCTTGGTAAATG GGGTCACTGGAGAGCTTTTGGAAACGAGTTCATTTGACATGTGGGAAGGAG ACGTATCCGATCTGCTGAAGTTTCTGCGGCCTCTCCATGAAGGAACCCTAGTGTTTGTGGCATCCTTTGACGACCCTGCCACTAA GATGAACGATGAGGCGAGGCGGCTGTTCGAAGAGCTCGGCAGCACGGCGGTAAAAGAGCTGGCATTCAGGGACAGCTGGGTGTTTGTGGGAGCCAAAGGAATAGAAAACAAAAGCCCATTTGAGCAG cGAATGAAGAACAGCAAAAGCAGTAATAAATACGAGGGGTGGCCTGAGGCTTTGGAGATGGACGGCTGCATTCCTTTACGTGCCCCCCTTGAGACCTAA